A part of Desulfobacter sp. genomic DNA contains:
- a CDS encoding Lrp/AsnC family transcriptional regulator, with protein sequence MKIDQTNIDIIRELKEGKRSFKKIADKLAITENTVRSRVNRLQEEGVLEICGLVDPAKLPGHRTVIIGIKLADTNLVDKGEEISKLKGVISVSVVTGRYDLMVLVLFKKGFGLLEFYTEEISRVAGVSSVETFVVYKSYNLKVPYIF encoded by the coding sequence ATGAAGATCGATCAAACCAACATTGATATTATCAGGGAATTAAAAGAAGGAAAACGGTCCTTTAAAAAAATCGCTGATAAGCTTGCCATTACCGAAAATACGGTCCGGTCCAGGGTCAACCGCCTGCAGGAAGAAGGGGTGCTTGAAATCTGCGGATTGGTTGACCCGGCAAAACTGCCCGGTCACAGAACCGTCATCATCGGTATCAAGCTGGCCGACACCAACCTGGTGGACAAGGGCGAAGAAATCAGCAAGCTTAAAGGAGTTATTTCGGTATCCGTGGTTACCGGCCGCTATGATCTCATGGTGCTGGTACTGTTCAAAAAGGGCTTTGGCCTGCTTGAATTTTATACCGAAGAGATTTCCAGGGTTGCAGGCGTCAGTTCAGTTGAAACCTTTGTGGTCTATAAATCCTACAACCTAAAAGTTCCCTATATATTTTAA
- the lipA gene encoding lipoyl synthase has product MSCQAKTRPRAVAKPAWLKKKLPVGGDYQRVRSLLAKSKLHTVCQEANCPNMFECFSKDTSTFMILGSQCTRNCRFCNVTDNTPMAVDPKEPERVAQAAKALGLRYVVVTSVTRDDLPDGGAGHFAATIRSIKSVLTSDELPNPRVEVLIPDFQGDTDALKTVIDAGPDVLNHNVETVPSQYSRVRPQAIYQRSLDLLANVKQINPAMPTKSGIMVGLGETMEELEETMADLRAHHCDILTIGQYLQPTRDHLPVFTYYPPEQFKALEQTARKLGFKQVAAGPHVRSSYKAQELFDS; this is encoded by the coding sequence ATGTCATGTCAAGCTAAAACCAGGCCCCGTGCCGTTGCAAAGCCGGCCTGGCTTAAAAAGAAACTGCCGGTGGGCGGTGACTACCAGCGGGTCAGATCGCTTCTGGCCAAATCCAAACTCCATACGGTCTGCCAGGAAGCCAATTGCCCCAACATGTTTGAATGTTTTTCCAAAGACACCTCCACATTCATGATACTGGGCTCCCAGTGCACCCGGAACTGCCGGTTCTGCAACGTCACAGACAACACCCCCATGGCAGTGGACCCCAAGGAACCCGAGCGGGTGGCCCAGGCGGCCAAAGCATTAGGGCTGCGCTACGTGGTGGTGACTTCCGTCACCCGTGACGACCTGCCCGACGGCGGGGCCGGTCATTTTGCAGCAACCATACGGTCCATTAAATCAGTTCTGACTTCAGATGAGCTGCCAAATCCCAGGGTCGAAGTATTGATTCCCGATTTCCAGGGGGATACCGACGCCCTGAAAACCGTCATTGATGCCGGCCCCGACGTACTCAACCACAATGTGGAAACCGTCCCTTCCCAGTATTCCAGGGTAAGGCCCCAGGCCATTTACCAGCGTTCCCTTGACCTGCTGGCCAATGTGAAGCAAATCAATCCGGCCATGCCCACAAAATCCGGCATCATGGTGGGGCTGGGCGAAACAATGGAAGAACTGGAAGAGACCATGGCCGACCTGAGGGCACACCATTGCGACATCCTGACCATTGGCCAGTACCTCCAGCCCACCCGGGACCATCTGCCGGTGTTCACCTATTACCCCCCGGAACAATTCAAGGCGCTTGAACAGACTGCCAGAAAACTAGGATTCAAACAGGTGGCTGCCGGCCCCCACGTCAGAAGCTCTTACAAGGCCCAGGAATTATTTGATTCTTAA
- the gcvPB gene encoding aminomethyl-transferring glycine dehydrogenase subunit GcvPB: MFNEPQLWEKSREGRCAISLPRADVQRAELDPALTGDAPELPQLSELDVVRHFTRLSQWNFGVDSGMYPLGSCTMKYNPKTNEVQAARQGFASAHPLAGEEFSQGALKLMYDLEQSLGEITGFPAVTLQPAAGAHGELAGILMIHAYHAKQGKQRSKILIPDTAHGTNPASAALCGYKAVSIKSGPKGILDPEVVAAVMDEDTAGIMITNPNTLGLFEENIKEVCDIVHAKGGLVYGDGANMNAIMGVVRPGDLGIDVLHLNLHKTFSTPHGGGGPGSGPVAVVEKLIPFLPVPRVEKELDSYRFLTDCPDTIGRLHTFYGHFGVMIKAFAYILTMGGEGLTMASKLAVLNANYIKESLKGTLNLCYDRPCMHECVFNDKIQQENHVTTMDMAKRLLDYGFHPPTVYFPLVVDAAFMVEPTETESKEYIDQFIDAVKAIAKEAQETPEQLHKAPLLTKVTRLDEVAAARKPVLRG, encoded by the coding sequence ATATTCAATGAACCCCAGCTCTGGGAAAAAAGCCGGGAAGGCCGGTGCGCCATTTCCCTGCCCCGGGCCGATGTCCAACGCGCGGAGCTTGACCCCGCACTGACCGGCGATGCGCCTGAACTGCCCCAGCTCTCAGAGCTGGATGTGGTCCGCCATTTTACCCGGCTCTCCCAATGGAATTTCGGCGTGGATTCCGGTATGTATCCTTTGGGCTCCTGCACCATGAAGTACAATCCCAAAACCAACGAGGTCCAGGCGGCCCGCCAGGGATTTGCCTCAGCCCATCCCCTGGCCGGGGAAGAATTTTCACAGGGCGCCCTCAAACTCATGTACGACCTGGAGCAGTCCCTGGGTGAAATCACCGGGTTCCCTGCAGTGACTTTGCAGCCTGCAGCCGGCGCCCACGGCGAACTGGCCGGCATACTCATGATCCATGCCTACCATGCCAAACAGGGCAAACAGCGGTCCAAGATCCTGATCCCGGATACGGCCCACGGCACCAACCCGGCCTCTGCCGCTCTTTGCGGATATAAAGCGGTCAGCATCAAGTCCGGTCCCAAAGGGATTCTTGATCCCGAGGTTGTTGCAGCGGTCATGGACGAAGACACTGCCGGCATCATGATCACCAACCCCAATACCCTTGGGCTCTTTGAAGAAAACATCAAAGAAGTCTGCGATATTGTCCATGCCAAAGGCGGACTGGTTTACGGGGACGGCGCCAATATGAATGCCATCATGGGCGTTGTCAGGCCAGGAGATCTGGGTATTGATGTTCTCCACCTCAACCTGCACAAAACCTTCTCCACCCCCCACGGCGGAGGCGGCCCCGGTTCCGGTCCCGTTGCGGTTGTGGAAAAACTGATCCCCTTTCTGCCCGTTCCCAGGGTGGAAAAGGAACTGGATTCATACAGATTCCTCACGGACTGCCCGGATACCATCGGCCGGCTGCATACTTTTTACGGTCATTTCGGAGTGATGATCAAGGCATTTGCCTATATCCTGACCATGGGCGGAGAAGGGCTTACCATGGCCTCCAAACTGGCGGTGCTTAACGCCAACTACATCAAGGAGAGCCTTAAAGGCACCCTAAACCTCTGCTATGACCGTCCCTGCATGCATGAATGTGTGTTCAACGACAAGATCCAGCAGGAAAACCATGTAACCACCATGGACATGGCCAAGCGTCTTCTGGATTACGGATTCCATCCCCCAACGGTGTATTTCCCGCTGGTGGTGGATGCCGCCTTTATGGTGGAGCCCACTGAAACCGAGTCCAAGGAATATATCGACCAGTTCATCGACGCAGTCAAAGCCATTGCAAAAGAGGCACAGGAAACCCCTGAGCAACTTCACAAGGCCCCGCTGCTCACCAAGGTAACCCGGCTGGACGAGGTCGCGGCCGCCAGAAAACCCGTCCTGAGGGGATGA
- a CDS encoding transporter substrate-binding domain-containing protein → MKILLFKYRIFFFLAGISVILAVGYKTILPEPPALPESSQILLSPDDQAWIKDNPVITVGVDTDFAPIEDIDKEGNYIGVTADFLSLVTEKTGLRFKFDHEHSWTESLGRIKAGEIDMLGAAVASDRRRRFMDFTQPYAWLSGVIIVHKSVTEPMSLEKLKGMKVTVVHNYIWRDYLAANYPDLLLNPAQDIEAALKKVSFGMADAMVGYMATASHHIERLGISNLKISGKTVSVLDIAFAVNREKPQLKRILNQVLAQTTEAQKKQILRKWISLEFTRAYDFGWLVTRIFFPGAAVAMLGFIGVILWNRSLQRQVIQRTEKLNQELVQRTHMEQALRESEEKYKSIYRNIQDVYYEILPQGRVIEISPSVEKVFGYKREVLINRSMAKMFQESEEFRRMLDKAAKEQRLDDHGTVLVCPDGNSLNCSMNAVMIRDSHGTPVKIVGSIHNITERVKAQKALRSAYKELQKRVRERTAELRNTNRELNKAKEEADAATRAKSAFLANMSHEIRTPLSGVISASELVMHESLPKKVARYINIIRSSGHALLGVIDDILDFSKIEAGKLEIEVHTFHLDQLITRTANLFKHKIKDKNISFTADITPDTPAHLLGDSFRVQQILTNLLSNAVKFTDRGGEIRLRVTGHACTHKADRVFMEFEVADSGIGISPEHQDLLFTPFSQIDASTTRKYGGSGLGLSICGQLVEMMEGTITVESEPNQGSRFVFTIPLERTADQGIGPDEDGGHQVSLSEYREKLKDLHILVAEDTPTNQKIILAVLDLVGCRTVLVDTGAKAVAAVKADRFDAVLMDLQMPEMDGFEATRAIRKVMDRTDLPIIAMTAHTLKEDKGKCMAAGMNAYVSKPVNQEKLFSTLIRLIRNNETGTDLSMDRAEAEYRASQPSAPGLLPDYMPGIEIRRALHALGVGNEIFLGILHTFFNTHEGVIAEIEAAWETGERDRVINLVHSLKGSAAGIGAFEVHSLAKELEALCKSSPRLLSIKKAGLGVLENRLAIVLASIKSLDTKDTTSDGILPQGRETEDKASIKNVLARLDKALEFPEFLELEGLCAELAAVCSHPEGDKIRFHIGAHDHDLAREAVRNLTAVLET, encoded by the coding sequence GTGAAAATTTTATTATTCAAGTACCGTATTTTTTTCTTCCTGGCCGGTATATCCGTCATCCTGGCGGTGGGGTATAAAACGATCCTGCCCGAGCCCCCTGCCCTGCCCGAGTCCTCCCAAATCCTCCTCAGCCCGGATGATCAGGCATGGATAAAGGATAATCCGGTAATCACGGTGGGTGTTGACACGGATTTTGCGCCCATTGAGGATATCGACAAAGAGGGTAATTATATCGGTGTTACCGCCGACTTTCTATCGCTAGTCACTGAAAAAACAGGCCTCCGCTTTAAATTCGACCACGAGCATTCCTGGACCGAAAGCCTTGGGCGGATCAAGGCGGGGGAGATCGACATGCTCGGGGCGGCTGTGGCATCGGACCGCCGCCGGCGGTTTATGGATTTCACCCAGCCCTATGCCTGGCTTTCAGGGGTGATCATCGTTCACAAATCCGTCACCGAGCCCATGTCCCTTGAAAAGCTTAAGGGAATGAAGGTGACGGTGGTGCATAACTATATCTGGCGGGATTACCTGGCTGCCAATTATCCAGATCTTCTCCTTAACCCGGCCCAGGACATCGAAGCCGCCCTGAAAAAGGTCTCTTTCGGAATGGCCGACGCCATGGTGGGATACATGGCCACAGCCTCCCATCATATTGAGCGGCTTGGCATTTCTAACTTGAAAATTTCCGGCAAAACCGTATCCGTTCTTGATATCGCCTTTGCAGTGAACCGGGAGAAACCCCAGCTCAAAAGAATTTTGAATCAGGTCCTGGCCCAGACGACAGAGGCCCAAAAAAAGCAGATTCTGCGTAAATGGATCAGCCTTGAATTTACCCGGGCCTATGATTTCGGATGGCTGGTCACCCGCATCTTCTTTCCGGGGGCAGCCGTTGCCATGCTCGGATTCATTGGCGTTATTCTCTGGAACCGCTCCCTCCAGCGCCAGGTGATCCAGCGAACGGAAAAACTCAACCAGGAACTGGTCCAGCGGACCCATATGGAACAGGCCCTCAGGGAAAGCGAGGAAAAATACAAAAGCATTTACCGGAATATCCAGGATGTTTATTATGAAATCCTTCCCCAGGGGCGGGTCATTGAAATCAGTCCCTCCGTGGAAAAGGTTTTCGGATACAAGAGAGAAGTCCTGATCAATCGATCCATGGCCAAGATGTTCCAGGAATCGGAAGAATTCCGCCGTATGCTGGACAAGGCGGCCAAGGAGCAGCGCCTGGATGACCACGGTACCGTTCTGGTATGCCCCGACGGAAACAGCCTTAATTGTTCCATGAACGCCGTGATGATCCGGGACAGCCACGGCACCCCTGTGAAAATTGTCGGGTCCATCCACAACATCACCGAGCGGGTTAAGGCCCAGAAGGCCCTCCGGTCTGCCTACAAGGAACTTCAAAAACGGGTGCGAGAGCGGACCGCGGAACTGAGAAACACCAATAGGGAACTGAACAAGGCCAAGGAAGAGGCTGATGCCGCCACCCGGGCAAAGAGTGCCTTTCTCGCCAATATGAGCCATGAAATCCGCACCCCCTTAAGCGGGGTGATATCAGCTTCCGAACTGGTCATGCATGAGTCGCTGCCCAAAAAGGTGGCCCGGTATATCAATATCATCCGCAGTTCCGGCCATGCCCTCCTGGGGGTCATAGACGATATCCTGGACTTTTCCAAAATTGAGGCCGGCAAACTGGAAATTGAAGTTCATACCTTTCATTTGGATCAGTTGATTACCCGGACGGCCAACCTGTTCAAGCACAAAATCAAAGACAAGAATATCTCTTTTACGGCCGATATCACCCCGGATACGCCGGCCCATCTCCTGGGTGATTCTTTCAGGGTTCAGCAGATCCTCACCAATCTTCTGAGCAATGCCGTGAAATTCACGGACAGGGGCGGCGAAATTCGCCTCAGGGTTACGGGCCATGCATGCACGCACAAGGCGGACCGGGTATTCATGGAATTCGAGGTGGCAGATTCGGGTATAGGTATCAGTCCGGAACACCAGGACCTGCTGTTTACGCCTTTTTCCCAGATTGATGCCTCAACCACCCGCAAATACGGCGGATCAGGGCTGGGCCTGAGTATCTGCGGCCAGCTGGTGGAAATGATGGAAGGGACCATTACCGTAGAAAGCGAACCCAACCAGGGGAGCAGATTCGTATTCACCATTCCCCTGGAACGGACCGCGGATCAGGGAATCGGCCCGGATGAGGACGGCGGGCACCAGGTTTCCCTGTCCGAATACCGGGAAAAGCTAAAGGACCTTCATATTCTTGTGGCGGAAGATACCCCCACCAATCAGAAAATCATCCTGGCGGTACTGGACCTTGTTGGCTGCCGTACCGTTCTGGTGGATACTGGGGCAAAAGCGGTGGCAGCGGTTAAGGCCGACCGGTTCGACGCCGTGCTCATGGACCTCCAGATGCCCGAGATGGATGGTTTCGAAGCCACCCGGGCCATCAGAAAGGTCATGGACAGAACCGATCTGCCCATTATCGCCATGACCGCCCATACCCTCAAGGAAGACAAGGGAAAATGTATGGCCGCCGGTATGAACGCCTATGTTTCAAAACCCGTTAACCAGGAAAAACTTTTTTCCACCCTGATCCGCCTGATCCGGAATAATGAAACCGGTACCGACCTGTCCATGGACAGGGCCGAAGCTGAGTACAGGGCATCTCAACCGTCGGCACCCGGTCTTCTGCCCGACTATATGCCCGGCATTGAAATCAGGCGGGCACTCCACGCCCTGGGGGTGGGTAATGAAATTTTTCTCGGGATTCTCCACACATTTTTTAATACCCATGAGGGGGTGATCGCTGAAATTGAAGCCGCCTGGGAAACCGGTGAGCGGGACCGGGTCATCAATCTTGTCCACAGCCTCAAGGGCAGTGCCGCCGGGATCGGTGCCTTTGAAGTCCACAGCCTGGCAAAGGAGCTGGAAGCCCTGTGCAAGTCCTCCCCCCGTCTGCTGTCCATTAAAAAGGCCGGACTCGGGGTGCTGGAAAACCGGCTGGCCATTGTACTGGCTTCCATCAAATCTTTAGATACAAAAGATACAACTAGCGACGGCATCCTCCCACAGGGCAGGGAAACAGAGGACAAGGCCAGTATCAAAAACGTGCTTGCCCGGTTGGACAAGGCTCTTGAGTTCCCGGAATTTCTAGAACTTGAAGGCCTTTGTGCGGAGCTTGCCGCTGTCTGCTCACATCCGGAGGGGGATAAAATAAGATTCCATATCGGTGCCCATGACCACGATCTTGCCCGGGAGGCGGTACGGAACCTGACAGCAGTACTCGAAACATAA
- a CDS encoding aminomethyl transferase family protein — MGDSLKTTPLNQWHRNAGANMADFGGFDMPLWYDTGVKNEHLAVLKSAGIFDTSHMACIKVTGADALDLINYCFTRDISNLAAGRCVYGAFLDDNAHCIDDAIVYRFDPTRFMVCVNAGMGGTIADHLKGNKGGKTAEITDLTGKLAKVDIQGKNSARILSTLLQDPEAVFDKVPYFSFKGDIDPVQQGQVLLSDGTPVLLSRSGYTGEFGFEIFIAPDKVVKLWTDLLQAGEEYGIAPCGLGARDSLRAGACLPLSHQDIGHFPFINHPWDFALPYNEDKSGFTKDFLGAAALADAAGAADTPFTFAFAGDSLRKVNSGDNTQVLDEAGNTIGKVLTCATDMGITRVDGNIVSINTPDLPADLKIKGIACGFVMVSEALAQGTRITLKEGKRALKATIVQDIRPDRTARLALKNFI; from the coding sequence ATGGGCGATAGTCTGAAGACCACGCCATTGAATCAATGGCACAGGAACGCCGGGGCCAATATGGCCGATTTCGGCGGGTTCGACATGCCGCTGTGGTACGACACCGGCGTAAAAAACGAGCACCTTGCCGTGCTTAAATCCGCAGGTATTTTTGATACCTCACACATGGCATGTATTAAGGTCACAGGGGCCGACGCCCTTGACCTGATCAATTATTGTTTCACCCGTGATATTTCCAATCTTGCGGCCGGCAGGTGCGTCTACGGTGCCTTTCTGGATGACAATGCCCACTGCATCGATGATGCTATTGTCTACCGGTTCGACCCGACACGGTTCATGGTCTGTGTCAATGCCGGCATGGGCGGCACCATTGCCGATCATCTGAAGGGCAACAAAGGCGGAAAAACGGCTGAGATCACCGATCTGACCGGAAAACTGGCCAAGGTGGATATCCAGGGCAAAAACTCCGCCAGAATCCTCTCGACCCTGCTCCAGGACCCTGAAGCGGTGTTTGACAAGGTTCCCTATTTCTCCTTCAAGGGAGATATTGATCCCGTACAGCAGGGTCAGGTACTGCTGTCAGACGGCACCCCCGTGCTGTTGTCCCGGTCCGGATATACAGGGGAATTCGGGTTTGAAATTTTCATCGCCCCGGACAAGGTGGTTAAACTATGGACCGACCTGCTGCAGGCCGGTGAAGAATACGGCATTGCCCCCTGCGGCCTGGGCGCACGGGATTCCCTTAGGGCCGGCGCCTGCCTGCCCCTCTCCCACCAGGACATCGGGCATTTCCCCTTTATCAACCATCCCTGGGATTTCGCCCTGCCCTATAATGAGGACAAATCCGGGTTTACAAAGGACTTCCTCGGGGCCGCCGCCCTGGCCGATGCCGCCGGCGCTGCCGATACCCCGTTTACCTTTGCTTTTGCCGGGGATTCATTGAGAAAAGTGAACTCCGGGGACAATACCCAGGTATTGGACGAGGCCGGAAATACCATCGGCAAAGTCCTGACCTGCGCCACGGACATGGGCATCACACGTGTTGACGGCAACATTGTGAGCATCAATACCCCGGACCTTCCGGCGGATCTTAAAATCAAGGGCATTGCCTGCGGTTTTGTCATGGTATCCGAGGCGCTGGCCCAGGGGACCCGGATTACCCTCAAAGAGGGGAAGCGGGCCCTGAAAGCCACAATTGTCCAGGATATCAGGCCGGATCGCACGGCAAGGCTTGCCCTTAAGAATTTTATTTAA
- the gcvH gene encoding glycine cleavage system protein GcvH translates to MKALDELNFPEDVKYTKSHEWAKVDGDSVIMGLSDYAQDQLGEIVFVEMPEEGDTFEQGDEFGSVESVKAVSEIYLPVAGEIIAVNEELEDAPELVNNECYTGGWLVKIKPEDPAQMDELMDKGAYIEMLKG, encoded by the coding sequence ATGAAAGCATTGGACGAACTCAATTTTCCCGAAGACGTAAAATACACCAAATCCCATGAATGGGCCAAAGTTGACGGCGATAGCGTTATCATGGGCCTTTCCGATTATGCCCAGGATCAGCTGGGAGAAATCGTTTTTGTGGAAATGCCCGAAGAGGGGGATACCTTTGAACAGGGTGATGAATTCGGCAGCGTAGAGTCTGTAAAAGCCGTATCCGAAATTTACCTTCCCGTTGCCGGTGAAATCATTGCCGTCAATGAAGAACTTGAAGACGCCCCGGAATTGGTTAACAACGAATGCTACACCGGCGGCTGGCTGGTTAAAATCAAACCCGAAGACCCCGCCCAGATGGACGAACTAATGGACAAGGGAGCATACATTGAGATGCTGAAAGGTTAG
- the gcvPA gene encoding aminomethyl-transferring glycine dehydrogenase subunit GcvPA, producing MRYLPHTQEDIDQMLAKAGRASLDDLFETIPDQLKVKGGLNLPDGMSEWDLDAYMEELASANIACKGYTCLMGAGSYDHYIPSIVPYLISRSEFMTAYTPYQPEVSQGTLQGIYEFQTMITELLGMDIATASHYDCGTALAECALIALRKNRKADKIAVSSLVHPAHRDIINTYIVPAGYEMVEIPANDQGLTDLSAFESMEGVAGVAVQSPNFFGNIEDLGAFKAAADAKKVLFITSFTEALAYGLLKNPGSFGADLVAGEGQSLGIAKTFGGPGLGLLAGTQKMMRNLPGRLIGKTKDSNGEEGYVLTLATREQHIRREKASSNICSNNGLNAMTASIYLATIGKVGIREIAQQNHDKAVYLKKVLTGAGFESVFDGPFFNEFVLKAPSGFAEKRAELIKNNCIFAGVPLESSYPEMKDHYLFCATETVSKDAMDQLAKEVQ from the coding sequence ATGCGCTATTTGCCCCATACCCAGGAAGACATCGACCAGATGCTGGCCAAAGCCGGCCGGGCATCCCTGGACGATCTGTTTGAAACCATCCCCGATCAATTAAAGGTCAAAGGCGGGCTCAACCTGCCCGACGGCATGAGCGAATGGGACCTGGACGCCTATATGGAAGAACTTGCATCTGCAAATATTGCCTGCAAGGGCTACACCTGCCTCATGGGGGCAGGCTCCTATGACCATTATATTCCATCCATCGTGCCCTACCTGATCTCAAGATCGGAATTTATGACCGCGTATACCCCGTATCAGCCGGAGGTCTCCCAGGGGACCCTCCAGGGGATTTACGAGTTCCAGACCATGATCACCGAGCTTTTGGGCATGGACATCGCCACAGCCTCCCATTACGACTGTGGCACCGCCCTTGCCGAATGCGCATTGATCGCCCTGAGAAAAAACCGCAAGGCAGATAAAATAGCGGTATCCTCATTGGTGCATCCGGCCCATCGGGATATTATCAACACCTACATCGTGCCGGCAGGCTATGAGATGGTGGAAATTCCTGCCAATGACCAGGGGCTGACCGATCTTTCTGCCTTTGAATCCATGGAAGGGGTGGCCGGAGTTGCCGTCCAGTCCCCCAATTTCTTCGGGAATATTGAGGATCTGGGTGCGTTCAAAGCCGCTGCCGATGCGAAAAAAGTACTCTTTATCACCTCTTTTACCGAAGCCCTGGCCTACGGGCTGCTGAAAAATCCCGGCAGTTTCGGCGCCGACCTTGTGGCCGGCGAGGGCCAGAGTCTGGGCATTGCCAAAACCTTTGGCGGCCCCGGCCTGGGACTTTTGGCCGGTACCCAGAAAATGATGCGTAACCTGCCCGGCCGCCTCATCGGCAAAACCAAGGACAGCAACGGCGAAGAGGGGTATGTGCTCACCCTGGCCACCCGGGAGCAGCATATCCGCCGTGAGAAGGCCTCTTCCAATATCTGTTCCAACAACGGACTCAACGCCATGACGGCCTCCATCTACCTGGCCACCATCGGCAAGGTGGGTATCCGTGAAATTGCCCAGCAGAACCACGACAAGGCGGTCTACCTCAAAAAGGTACTCACCGGTGCAGGGTTTGAATCCGTGTTTGACGGCCCCTTTTTCAACGAATTTGTTCTTAAGGCGCCCTCAGGATTTGCTGAAAAAAGGGCGGAACTCATTAAAAACAACTGCATTTTTGCCGGGGTCCCCCTGGAATCCAGCTACCCTGAAATGAAAGACCATTATCTTTTCTGCGCCACTGAAACCGTGTCCAAAGATGCCATGGACCAGCTGGCAAAGGAGGTGCAATAA
- the lipB gene encoding lipoyl(octanoyl) transferase LipB — protein sequence MTVSNSQRSCEFNALGVLEYTGALALQQDILSDKLADRDTPDRLLFVEHPPVYTLGRRGGRENLVVAESFLEDKGITIVQTDRGGNITYHGPGQAVLYPVVDLEKNKISVPDFVYGMEEIMKRTCQDFGVAADRDDRNHGLWVGDRKIGSVGIALKKGISIHGLALNVNPDLSPFSWINPCGLANQSMTSIAVEKNTSSLTLGAAGDEADLKTMESVCQCFIRHFCDIFNFELIRENNHVMSS from the coding sequence ATGACGGTATCAAACAGCCAGCGCTCATGTGAATTCAACGCCCTTGGCGTGCTTGAATACACAGGGGCGCTGGCCCTTCAGCAGGATATCCTGTCCGACAAACTGGCGGACAGGGACACCCCGGACCGGCTGCTCTTTGTCGAGCACCCGCCGGTCTATACCCTGGGCCGCCGGGGCGGGCGGGAAAACCTGGTGGTGGCCGAATCCTTTCTTGAGGACAAGGGCATCACCATCGTACAGACCGACCGCGGCGGCAATATCACTTACCACGGCCCTGGGCAGGCCGTGCTTTACCCCGTCGTCGACCTGGAAAAAAACAAAATAAGCGTGCCGGATTTTGTTTACGGAATGGAAGAGATCATGAAGCGGACCTGCCAGGATTTCGGCGTGGCCGCCGACCGGGATGACCGCAACCACGGCCTCTGGGTCGGAGACCGGAAAATAGGCAGTGTGGGCATCGCACTTAAAAAAGGCATTTCAATCCACGGTCTGGCCCTGAACGTCAATCCTGATCTTTCCCCCTTTTCCTGGATAAACCCCTGCGGGCTTGCCAACCAGTCCATGACCTCCATTGCGGTCGAAAAAAACACCTCTTCCCTCACACTGGGGGCAGCAGGAGATGAGGCCGACCTGAAAACCATGGAATCGGTATGCCAATGTTTTATCCGGCATTTTTGCGATATCTTTAATTTTGAATTGATAAGGGAAAACAATCATGTCATGTCAAGCTAA